The Camelina sativa cultivar DH55 chromosome 14, Cs, whole genome shotgun sequence genome includes a window with the following:
- the LOC104741574 gene encoding DNA-binding protein DDB_G0278111 has product MADPELEAIRQRRMQELMARQGLGKQGGNQQNPEQEKQQDDARREADERRQMMLSQILSSQARERIARIALVKPEKARGVEDVILRAAQMGQIVEKVSEERLITLLEQINSQTAKQTKVTIHRRRGVDDD; this is encoded by the exons GCGGATCCTGAACTAGAAGCTATTAGACAGAGGAGAATGCAAGAGCTTATGGCTCGACAAGGCTTG GGTAAGCAGGGTGGTAATCAGCAGAATCCTGAGCAAGAGAAACAACAGGATGATGCTAGAAG GGAAGCTGATGAACGCAGACAAATGATGCTTAGTCAAATATTGTCTTCCCAGGCCCGAGAGAGAA ttGCTCGAATTGCCCTGGTAAAACCTGAGAAAGCTAGAGGTGTTGAGGATGTTATTTTGAGGGCTGCTCAAATGGGACAGATAGTTGAAAAG GTTTCTGAGGAGCGGCTTATAACACTCTTGGAACAAATAAACAGCCAAACTGCCAAACAAACGAAAGTCACG ATCCATAGGCGCCGTGGGGTGGATGACGATTAG
- the LOC104741575 gene encoding probable WRKY transcription factor 71 — translation MDDHVEHTNTSSEEVSFMSLTDCLQSSLVMDYNSLEKVFKFPPYSSAIQPFSPSNMGHFVNNPYLNLNSNSPVVSSSSNEADPKENPNDNKSDRMEDIEGDQHGVGECSKLVTKQGKKKGVKKAREARVAFMTKSEIDHLEDGYRWRKYGQKAVKNSPYPRSYYRCTTQKCNVKKRVERSFHDPSIVITTYEGKHNHPIPSTLRGTVTAEHLLGHRGGGSSFLHSFPRHRQEFLMVKHPPASYQPVVSMSYEQGHVINSYNNNNHQSGADYGLLQDIVPSMFLKHES, via the exons ATGGATGATCATGTTGAGCACACGAACACATCTTCAGAAGAAGTATCCTTCATGAGTTTAACTGATTGCTTACAAAGCTCATTAGTTATGGATTATAACTCACTCGAGAAGGTCTTCAAATTCCCACCTTATAGTTCCGCTATTCAACCTTTTTCACCATCCAATATGGGCCATTTCGTAAACAACCCTTACCTAAATCTCAACTCGAATTCTCCGGTGGTTTCATCTTCCTCCAATGAAGCCGATCCTAAAGAGAACCCCAACGATAATAAGAGTGACCGAATGGAGGACATCGAAGGCGATCAACATGGTGTAGGTGAATGTTCCAAGCTAGT GACAAAACAAGGTAAAAAGAAAGGTGTGAAGAAAGCGAGAGAAGCTAGGGTTGCATTTATGACCAAAAGCGAGATTGATCATCTTGAAGATGGTTATAGGTGGAGAAAATATGGACAAAAGGCCGTCAAGAACAGCCCTTATCCAAG GAGTTACTATAGGTGCACAACACAAAAGTGCAACGTGAAGAAACGTGTAGAGAGATCGTTCCATGATCCGTCGATCGTAATTACAACATACGAAGGAAAACACAACCATCCAATCCCATCGACGTTGAGAGGAACCGTGACTGCTGAACATCTATTAGGCCACCGTGGTGGTGGAAGCAGTTTCCTCCATAGCTTCCCTCGTCACCGTCAAGAGTTTCTCATGGTAAAGCATCCTCCGGCGAGTTATCAACCAGTGGTTTCTATGTCGTACGAACAAGGTCATGTTATCAAtagttacaataataataaccatCAATCAGGTGCTGACTATGGTCTTCTTCAGGACATTGTTCCTTCAATGTTCTTGAAGCACGAATCTTGA